From Temnothorax longispinosus isolate EJ_2023e chromosome 3, Tlon_JGU_v1, whole genome shotgun sequence, one genomic window encodes:
- the LOC139810367 gene encoding IQ motif and ubiquitin-like domain-containing protein, producing the protein MAVVARIQDYGSRTKPFLGGWRNTVTGLIYHNACTQTRSGADGGTRSRITQTVAVVDTVTDVVHDQAVQVEAMQFLPDIRDKIIAPGNSSFGKLPASVEEVKSSSRQKNSRILDSVVKIQKCYRAYRARVAARANALEVIDVAQRDEANVTEHAGRSQALSVYSATDFVILNRCPPRTSSDFESLYNLLDRWRILETERASLTLLGSSRVANCGLILSKEVELLRAIDSMKTAVRLKYREQKRHRFLDELSRPITWQDSRGRPILVDTLRIQRARQHKNVYASLSNENLSIPERIDLLHDLKYIADMHTCSQSHELVYLIDQELDLLMCRVDTSRLNWLRNRLKLSFLRLARNTLQGDIEEDAHLFDWSDTSITRLCRTCGRLLSLEKFPRERRLRSSSCVYCTSMRTRKSPRIVYEPYERILWEVRRFEARMGCYGSLAFVVGAKVICRLVNKVWHGRSGISECDDLDELRLTRFRREHEWAPWNSLLLTKTEAAIHHGIADIESFYDSSLLQKFYMKNLQAKVHFESISQARRNIVTPSSSMEDQY; encoded by the exons ATGGCGGTCGTTGCGAGAATACAAGATTATGGCTCAAGGACAAAGCCGTTTCTCGGCGGATGGAGGAATACCGTTACCGGCTTGATCTATCATAATGCCTGCACGCAGACACGCAGCGGCGCCGACGGCGGGACGAGGAGCAGGATCACGCAGACCGTCGCGGTCGTGGACACGGTCACCGATGTCGTTCACGACCAGGCGGTGCAGGTGGAGGCGATGCAATTTTTGCCCGATATACGTGACAAAATTATCGCGCCTGGAAATTCTTCCTTCGGGAAATTGCCGGCGTCAGTCGAAGAAGTCAAATCGTCATCCCGCCAGAAAAATAGTAGAATTCTTGACAGCGtcgttaaaatacagaaatgtTATAG GGCTTATCGAGCTAGAGTGGCGGCTAGAGCAAACGCTCTCGAAGTGATTGATGTTGCTCAACGTGATGAAGCGAACGTGACCGAGCACGCAGGACGTTCTCAGGCGTTGTCCGTCTACAGCGCCACGGATTTCGTGATACTGAATCGTTGCCCGCCGCGTACGAGCTCCGACTTCGAGTCGCTCTACAATCTTCTGGACCGTTGGCGAATCCTCGAGACCGAGCGAGCGAGTCTCACGCTTCTCGGGTCATCGAGGGTCGCCAACTGCGGCCTGATTCTGTCAAAGGAGGTCGAGCTATTGCGCGCCATAGACTCCATGAAGACCGCTGTCCGTCTCAAGTATAGAGAACAGAAGCGACATCGATTCCTGGACGAGTTATCCAGACCGATCACCTGGCAGGACAGTCGAGGTCGACCGATCCTGGTCGACACCCTGCGCATTCAGCGAGCTCGCCAGCACAAGAATGTCTACGCCTCGCTGTCGAACGAGAACTTGTCCATCCCGGAACGGATCGACTTGTTGCACGATCTGAAATACATCGCCGATATGCACACGTGCAGCCAGTCACACGAGCTCGTTTACTTGATCGACCAAGAGCTGGATCTTTTAATGTGTCGCGTGGACACGAGCAGACTCAACTGGCTCAGGAATCGACTGAAGTTGAGCTTCCTCAGGCTGGCGCGCAACACTCTGCAAG GCGATATTGAGGAAGACGCGCATCTGTTCGACTGGTCAGACACCAGCATCACGCGCCTCTGTAGGACCTGCGGCAGGCTCTTATCTTTGGAAAAGTTTCCCCGCGAACGGCGATTGCGCTCCTCTTCTTGCGTCTATTGCACGTCCATGCGAACCCGGAAAAGCCCTCGCATCGTGTACGAGCCCTACGAGAGGATATTATGGGAAGTCAGACGTTTCGAAGCCAGGATGGGTTGCTACGGCAGTCTGGCCTTCGTGGTCGGAGCTAAGGTCATCTGTCGCCTGGTGAATAAAGTCTGGCACGGTAGGTCAGGCATCTCCGAGTGCGACGACCTCGACGAGCTGAGACTGACTCGCTTTCGACGCGAGCACGAATGGGCACCCTGGAATTCTCTGTTATTGACGAAAACCGAGGCGGCAATTCATCACGGGATCGCTGATATCGAGAGTTTCTATGATTCATCGCTCCTGCAGAAATTTTACATGAAGAATCTCCAGGCGAAAGTACATTTCGAATCGATCTCTCAAGCGCGGAGGAACATCGTGACACCGTCTTCCTCGATGGAAGATCAATATTga
- the LOC139810146 gene encoding IQ motif and ubiquitin-like domain-containing protein — translation MISSVGIEKQRILKPYLGGWRHKITGVEYVNATSQTGPLSKGGPVKNAYSRAVQCVQTNDRATQSLRHRATQMWREDYYVPNEADKYKTVKSYESYVDMHLRLNLDRHARVIQRNYRAYRWRKYIKECAQAYRDMIDKCKRYEEENPFLYRLRHKQNILRQIYPRSRADFDMLYNLVEGWRIDRLKDIKSRLFKAGQGAESCMILEKTVEMLNHIDKHKQAIKRSYRKQRALRFLTVNCKPIRWSGYKGKLVEMITIKIQKAREFREIYNALNNRDVSAEERMKLLITLRKAVEMHNCVEALDLLSLLDQEIALLNRKIEGLSLDYLNERITLYPYIIDTYLNFVRMYGICGCECVTRDSKDNELREPLETETKLCRNCLKLLPIRRFLIHTRMKKLSICKSCNSLSRRNIAHVDYEPYMFILNCVRAEEERRGSASALAFMMQEQDIYHLVNHIWQGQSAVSKTRDLFILRMVRYQKDVEWAPWNCILLTKDEADMHYYIDDLAAIYSEHLISQIDLRHQIAKNYFKQLIIFEKDFRESCRFSKIQNGIKYKPPVTVENYEPSKKYKLREGIVSR, via the exons atgatCTCGTCGGTTGGAATAGAAAAACAAAGGATTCTCAAGCCTTACCTGGGTGGATGGCGACATAAAATTACCGGAGTAGAATATGTAAATGCAACTTCGCAGACCGGACCTTTGTCAAAGGGAGGACCCGTGAAGAATGCATATAGCAGGGCGGTGCAATGTGTGCAAACGAATGACAGAGCAACACAATCCTTGCGTCATCGTGCGACGCAGATGTGGCg AGAGGACTATTATGTACCTAACGAGGCGGATAAATACAAGACTGTAAAGTCTTATGAGAGCTACGTTGACATGCACTTGCGACTTAATTTAGATCGACATGCACGTGTAATTCAGAGAAATTATCGAGCATACAGATGGAGGAAATACATCAAGGAATGCGCGCAAGCTTATCGTGACATGattgataaatgtaaaagataCGAAGAAGAGA ATCCTTTTTTGTACAGGTTGCGGCATAAACAGAATATTCTTCGCCAAATATATCCTCGATCGAGAGCGGACTTTGACATGCTTTATAATCTGGTCGAAGGATGGAGGATTGATCGTTTAAAGGATATAAAGTCGCGGCTGTTCAAGGCGGGTCAGGGTGCCGAGAGTTGTATGATTTTAGAGAAAACGGTAGAGATGCTCAATCACATCGATAAACATAAACAAGCGATCAAGAGATCATATCGGAAACAAAGGGCTCTCAGATTTTTAACAGTGAATTGCAAGCCGATAAGATGGAGCGGTTACAAGGGAAAACTCGTGGAGATGATCACTATAAAAATTCAGAAGGCTCGGGAATTCAGAGAAATTTATAACGCATTGAACAATCGCGATGTTAGTGCGGAGGAACGGatgaaattattgataacatTGAGAAAGGCGGTTGAGATGCACAATTGTGTCGAGGCACTTGATTTGTTGTCTTTGCTGGATCAAGAAATCGCGTTGTTGAATCGAAAGATTGAGGGTTTATCGCTCGATTATTTAAACGAAAGGATAACGC tgtatccttatattatagatacttACTTGAATTTTGTAAGAATGTATGGAATTTGCGGCTGCGAATGTGTCACTAGGGATTCTAAGGACAACGAATTGCGCGAACCTTTAGAAACAGAAACTAAACTTTGTCGGAATTGTTTAAAGCTTCTCCCCATCCGtagatttttaatacatactAGAATGAAGAAGCTATCAATTTGCAAAA GCTGCAATTCTCTAAGCCGACGTAATATTGCGCATGTGGATTACGAAccttatatgtttatattaaattgcgTGCGAGCTGAGGAGGAACGTCGGGGCAGCGCTTCCGCTTTGGCATTTATGATGCAAGAGCAAGATATTTATCACTTGGTTAATCATATTTGGCAAGGTCAATCGGCAGTCAGTAAGACTCGAGATCTTTTTATTCTGAGAATGGTCAGATATCAGAAAGACGTCGAATGGGCGCCTTGGAATTGCATTCTTCTGACGAAGGACGAAGCCGACATGCATTATTACATTGACGATCTCGCTGCGATATATTCGGAGCATTTGATAAGCCAGATTGATTTGAGACATCAGATTgcaaagaattatttcaa acaactgattattttcgaaaaagatTTCCGCGAATCTTGTCGCTTCTCAAAGATTCAAAATGGGATAAAGTACAAACCACCGGTAACCGTGGAGAATTACGAGCCatctaaaaaatacaaattaagaGAAGGAATTGTATCACGCTAA
- the Naa35 gene encoding N-alpha-acetyltransferase 35, NatC auxiliary subunit produces the protein MATTVEDQNSIDMNEDKDLSFDQVAHNWVDITQEFFEAITELELGELLHDELFGLFEAMSAIEMMDPKMDAGMLCNRGNNKPCTFTQAVDSGAIKLDNFTPAEIIGIIDSTYACIVSWLEGHSLAQTVFTNLYLHQPAQILDKPLKTFCYAVYKIIEIIKDCINKALVFEEEDFQSVTYGYRLQQDITEQKTISMLREVEEELHRKSRIKLVDVESEKEYNDGIALYARIRFTKMFYQVLTLMGRKQQLQQNLSDCQRLLSNCSDMLNIMISTVVRGEKADEVSNHPNIMGFDPMVNQRLLPPTFPRYTKIKPRIDALEYLSELINRFKMVTKITSHIGFHAALDFFLEFSRQSPCILSRSMLQIVYLPITNRVFGVHNFADVLRDAARNFIAPPVLLPKSTLLQNHQAKEYVDSFLSHCVGLFGNLLQLSGHNRARQRDKLAHLLEDFATLQDEAERVDGYLHTLSLKSDTPRPHLACFGTWILYHTLRVMVMYLLSGFELELYSVHEYHYIFWYLYEFLYGWLVSAITRADTFLAEQDVHNDTHKGRSKKSSKNKKKKSTPRPYNLEILMYQALQNICGGYYKALVGFRMDEKIPLPEIQFDSERVRYEHRLLPFSSLLTPPPVHYQEFLDMTNAQMHKRNEKVTSEIQYVAGCRHFHQARNMLERALLLYPSNNLIENEINNLLKVAKTNFVVLKLLADGHKKDSKEPPVFDFSCHRHFPLIKIT, from the exons AGTTGGAACTGGGAGAATTATTACATGATGAGCTGTTCGGGTTATTTGAGGCCATGTCTGCGATCGAGATGATGGATCCGAAAATGGATGCTGGCATGTTGTGCAATCGGGGGAACAACAAGCCTTGCACTTTTACCCAAGCGGTCGATTCAGGCGCGATCAAACTGGACAACTTTACACCCGCCGAAATTATAGGAATAATAGACTCAACATATGCGTGTATAGTATCTTGGTTGGAGGGACATAGTCTTGCGCAAACCGTATTCACGAACTTGTATTTGCATCAGCCTGCGCAAATACTAGATAAGCCTTTGAAGACCTTCTGTTATGCAGTTTATAAGATAATAGAGATAATTAAGGACTGCATTAATAAAGCTTTGGTATTTGAAGAGGAGGATTTTCAGAGCGTTACCTATGGCTATAGATTACAGCAAGACATTACAGAACAAAAAACGATATCGATGTTGCGGGAAGTTGAAGAGGAACTTCATCGGAAAAGTCGGATAAAACTCGTCGATGTCGAATCTGAGAAGGAG tATAACGATGGAATTGCACTTTACGCGAGGATCCGATTTACCAAAATGTTCTATCAAGTGTTAACATTGATGGGCCGGAAGCAGCAGTTGCAACAGAATTTAAGTGATTGCCAGAGATTGTTGTCAAATTGTTCCGATATGCTTAATATTATGATTTCAACGGTAGTTCGCGGAGAAAAAGCTGATGAAGTTT CTAATCATCCAAACATTATGGGATTTGATCCGATGGTAAATCAAAGATTGTTGCCACCGACGTTTCCTCGATACACGAAAATTAAGCCAAGGATAGATGCCTTAGAATATTTAAGCGAATTGATAAACAGATTCAAAATGGTTACCAAGATCACAAGTCATATCGGATTTCACGCGGCCTTG GATTTTTTCTTGGAATTCTCGCGTCAGAGTCCGTGCATATTGTCCAGGTCTATGCTACAAATCGTTTACTTGCCTATCACTAATCGCGTATTCGGTGTTCACAATTTCGCCGATGTTCTGAGAGACGCGGCGCGAAATTTCATCGCACCACCTGTGTTGTTGCCAAAAAGTACGTTGCTTCAGAATCACCAGGCTAAGGAGTACGTCGACAGCTTTCTGTCGCATTGTGTCGGCTTATTCGGAAACCTGTTGCAGCTCAGTGGACATAATAGGGCAAGACAAAGAGATAAATTGGCACATTTATTGGAAGACTTTGCGACGCTGCAAGATGAA GCGGAGAGAGTTGATGGCTATTTGCACACTCTATCTTTAAAAAGTGATACACCAAGGCCTCACTTGGCCTGTTTTGGTACCTGGATTTTATATCACACGCTGCGTGTGATGGTCATGTATCTATTAAGTGGTTTCGAGCTCGAGTTGTATTCGGTGCACGAGTACCACTATATCTTTTGGTATCTATATGAATTTCTATACGGATGGCTCGTATCTGCGATTACACGGGCTGATACGTTCTTAGCGGAGCAGGACGTACACAATGATACTCATAAGGGTAGAAGCAAAAAGAGCTCtaagaataagaagaaaaaatcgacGCCTAGACCGTATAATTTGGAGATATTAATGTACCAGgctttgcaaaatatatgtggcggatattataaa GCTCTAGTCGGTTTTCGCATGGATGAAAAAATTCCGCTTCCAGAGATACAGTTCGATTCTGAGCGGGTGAGATATGAGCATCGATTATTGCCGTTTTCATCTTTGTTAACGCCACCGCCCGTTCATTATCAAGAATTTCTGGACATGACAAATGCTCAAATgcataaaagaaat GAAAAAGTTACCAGTGAAATACAATATGTTGCCGGTTGTCGACATTTTCATCAAGCTAGAAATATGTTGGAACGTGCATTGTTgctttatccatcaaataatttaatagaaaacgaa atcaacaatttattaaaagtagcAAAGACAAATTTCGTGGTGCTGAAGCTATTGGCTGACGGACACAAAAAAGACTCAAAGGAACCACCGGTCTTCGATTTTTCTTGTCATCGGCATTTTCCTCtcattaaaataacttaa